A window of Chanodichthys erythropterus isolate Z2021 chromosome 16, ASM2448905v1, whole genome shotgun sequence genomic DNA:
gcCCCCCTTCATGCCTTCGAAGTTCTCTCTccagagggtaaaccctttgaagggcatagggatgagcccttccgaatggaatgCAGGGAGGGGACTGAAAGAAACAGGTTTAAATACAAGAATAAACAGGGGACCTAACAAGACACAGCTGGGACAAATTAACTCAATGATGGTAACCATAGAAACAAAGTAGTGGCGGGAAACTGAACAAAGGAGCTGATCAAAATACAAACAGAAAGACCAAACACAAACTGAAAATGTGACAATTTTaggttaatatttttttcaatgtaGTTGCTTAGCCAAGTCCTGAGCTAAGTTCTGTCTGTTAGAATCGAGTCTGGTCAGCGCAACACAAACCTTGGCCAACTTTTCTTTTCTAAACAGTCAGTTTCCAGCTCTTTACTGTTTCTTATACAACACACGTGTAGTGAGCATGTGGGTTTGATTTGTAACCCCAGTTGAACCTTGTTGAGTGATGTGTTGTATAAACACAAGCCTTTGAGACGTTTGCTCTTCCTTTCCCTTAGACTAAACATCCATCTCACTTTCAACTGTCACTTGGCTCAACACACCAATGAATAAGACATTTTTCAGCAGGTTTTGTTTGGCATGTTGGTGCTGGTAGAGCCTTTCTTGAAAGTTCCCAGAAACACCCAAAGAATTGTCTCAACACAATGGTAGCCCAGTTTctctaataaacattttattctttttagaTTATTGTGGGCAGACACACTTTCGGTGCAGTGCAATGAACTCTTTTGAAATTTTCTGCCTGTGCCTTTCCTTCTTTTCAAGCAATGAAAAAGTTCCACCCTTCCCTAACTTCAAATTATCCCTCATAAATGAGAAGTCATGAAGAATACTTTTTAGTCAatattctattatatttaatCTACCCTCAACTAACCACTGTATTTTTGCACATTTCCCTTTATCTACgtcttaaaaagaaaaacttccCTCCTCACAGAGAATCTGCAGTCTTCTCCATTTGAACTCTTCCTGTCGTCTTGGAAAAGTAAACTCttctatctattttttttttttcttccagttAGCACATTTAAGGCACTAAACCACTTTCCCAGAAGCAAAAATTTTCCTGCCCTACAATGAGCACATTCCCGCACGTCACCCTGTGCAGTTTGCTGTGTATTTTTTCAGCTTGATTGTTATGGAGCTTGACAGCGTATGTTGACACTGGTCAATACGGTGGTGTTATTTTGTCTGGGTTCATTGCAGTCAGTATGCATCACATCATGCAAAGCCAGTTGGGAAGTTGGACCTGCTACCACTGCTGGCTCATGAGAGTCACTGATTTGCTTTTTGCTTTTCCCCATGCAGCCTCATTTTTGGCAAACATACCGCTTTGCAAGTTCAGAGAGTTCAGCAATTTCCCTGGAAAGACTTTTATTAAAAGTAACGTTTTAGCTGTTACAGCAATTACAGGGCCAAGCACAGTGGATGAAACATAACTTTAGCACAATCCAATGAATCGGAGAACAGTAGAACAATTATTTTATGATAATCTGTACTCCTCAGAATGCATATGCATCCAATAAAGTATCAAGTATCCTTTCAATCAATGTTGTATGGCAAGCTTTTttaagattggacaaaatttgtaggacgtttttaaaaatagtattttatgctcaccatggctgcatttatttgatcaaaatacagataattgtgaaatattattacaattaaaatgtaaaatctcaaaatgtaatttattcttgtgaaggctgaagctgaattttcagcatcattactccagtgttcagtgtcacgtgattcttcagaaatcattctaatatgctgatttgctgctcaagaaacatttcttattatcaatgttgtaaaaacacagttgtactgcttaatatttttttaggcaccgtgatacttttttttagtATTCTTTCTATTCTAATGAATAGAAGttcagaacagcatttatttgaaataaaaatcttttataAAATTGTCactaaaagtataaaaatattaatttcttaaaaaaaaaaaaaatgtattttagttaTATCCTAAACTGTGTCTTTGTATACTTCCTTTATATGCTTAATCTTAAAAATCTTTCCCATTACAGACCACAGagttttgaatggcagtgtatatATTTCTATTCATATGAGTAGATATAATATTTGAATTGTGTAAGAATAATTGCCATAAAAACGGacacaaaacatattaaaatatgaaaaaagtttttattcaAGAAATGCACATTACTGTCAACAGTAATGTGGATTGTGATTAATGGGGATATCCAATTTTCAGAAACAGCTACATTTATCATTTGATATAAAAATCCACACTTGTTACACAAAAGCATCTGAGAACattgcatgattttttttttcaagtatgTGTAAAAAGGAATATTACAAAGCATGTTGCAAGTCAATAACAATATGAAAAATCAGCAATAAATACataattgaaataaattattaaaataaataaataaatacacaaataaataaattaaatatgacATATCATGTATCATGGTGAAAGCAATGaaactttcaaaatattttaaaactctGAACGCCGCTCGTTCAAAACAACCGTTGGATTAACATTATTCTGTGTGGAGTGCACTGAGCTTGAATTCGTGTTTTCTGAGCTCTGAACTTTCACATCAGGCACCTGAAAGGACACCATCGGACAGGGTCCATTGATATTTGAGCACACCAGCTTCTTCAGTGAGGCTGTGTTAACAATGTCAAATCCAACTTTCCCACCAAATGTGCTGGGCTTCCAGTATTCAGGAGAACAAATAGCATTTCCCATGAGCCCTTTGAGTGAATAGGGGGCTCCCATCTCCACCATAGTCTCCCCAAATACAGCGTTGGGTCTGGGTTTCTCCACAAGAAGGCCAGGATACAGCTCAACCGCGTCTACGTGACCATACAGCTTCTTCAGTTCGTCTGCCAGCTCCTTGTCTCCTGTTTTACcatacaaaaaaaagttacgaTTGAATATTAGgtgtatttttcataatattctcATTTCTAAATCTGTATAAAAAGAgttctttgtttttttgccatatTTTAGGCACTAAGAATAACTATATTAATGTTCACACCAACAGATGATaacattctttttttaatatttttagtcaTAATTATCATCTTTGGTGAGAATGGGCCTATAGGATTGACACCAGTGATGTTCACGGTTTGTATTACCTGTCATCTCCTCAAAGGATGAGTAGGGCTTCATGTTGAAGCGTTTTCTGTAGGCATTGAAAGACTGGTAGCGCATCTGTCTGGTATGCTCCAGAGCGTTAACAGCCACTCCCTGAACTGAAGCCGGCAGGTTACGTCCACCAGATACctgttcacacaaaaaaaaaatgagagaaATTAGCAAAAACAGTAAAGTTTAGTTAAAGATGGACACACATTTATGCACACTCATGTTGCTTCAATCGTGTATGACTTTTTTcgtctgtggaacacaaaagacgatattttgaagaacttttttgtccatacaatgaaaagtCAATGGGGTACAAAAAGATCTCactcactttcattatatgggaaaaaaaaaactgaaacattttacaaaatatcttctttttgtgttccacagaagaaagcaaGTTTTGAAAAACATAAGGCTCCAAGAAGCTTTCTCACCCTTCCAGCCGTCTGTTTGGTGAAGGACTCCACCATGTTGCTGATGCCATGTTCGGTCACTATAGAGTTGTTAAACACAAACTGGTGGTAGCCGTAGACCTGATCCTGGATCTGAAAGTTGTCGGGCATCAGCGGGTGCCAGTGATACAGAGTGTTGAATTCGGCTGCAATGCGGTTCTGGTACTGGAAGCGTTGATTGAAGAGAAGCTCTGGGTCAAACTTGAGCTTGAAGTTGTAGCCACTCAGATGCTGAACATAGTCCTCGATTACAATTTTGATGGTCTCACCTGGGAGAAAAAAGCAGGAATATTTAATCCCTGTACAAAATTGTGAAGATTAGTAATGATTTAGATGACTCGACCTTGACTCACCAATCAGGATGAGACGAGTGGTTTGAAAGATTCTCTCGTCATCCCAGTCCGGATGCTCTTGCTTCATGATATCACATACACGGTTGTGTTCACGGAGCCAAATGGTAGCGTACATCATCAAACCTGGAACCAGACCGAAGGCTTCATGGCCCACAGCAAATTTATGTTGCTCTGGGACATGAGGAGGATAGTGCATGTCAACTTGGACATCCTTCACCAGCGGAGGGTACACCTCACCATCCACAACCTAAgggttaaaaacatttttcattaacTTTTACACATCAAACCAACAATCAATATTTGTGTCCATTTAAAAGCTGGAGTTTCCCTAAATttggtcattatttactcattctcatgtcattccagatATGagctgtatgactttctttcttctgaggaacataaaatattttgaagaaaaaagtcttgaaaaaagtcaatggggtccaatgtCCCTACTATGGACAAAAACGGTTCTTCAAAATGGCGTCTTTTGTatttacaggtttgaaacaacatgaggatgagcaaatgatgacagaaatgtccATTTGTCTCATTTGAGTACAAACCTGATACTTTAGCTTTCCATCTTTAAATAGACGAAGTTTGTGTTGTCTTTCCAGCGTCTCTCCATAAATATGCCCCAAGTCCACCTAAAACATTAGAGAAGATTTAGAAATTGCATTGTAGTTCCACTTTAGACACTTTAGATGGGATGTAAAATGGTTAATGACAGAGCTTTGAATGCCACTTACTCCATGACCCAGGGCTTTGGTGAAGGCTGGTCCTTTTTTAAAGTCAGACTTGAAGAACTGGTGAGTGAAATGCTGGGCGAAGAAAGCAAACATGAGACTGGATCTCTGTGGATCAGGGATGAACTGTTTCCTCAACAGCACTTTCTCCACCACCTGCTTTGCATTTGGGAGATCAGGCGTAGGGCAGTTCTGAGGCAATGGGGCGAGTGTGCGGGTGTAATAGGACAGGTTAGAATACGCTTCCCAGCTTTTGTAGTGATAATCTGCATTGTATGTCGGCGGGCTGTCGACCAAATGGGACCTTGctgtaaaacaagaaaaaggcAATAGTTAACTTTGTGTATTTGTTAATTACGTTCAGTTTTACACTTAAAATCAACTTAATTCAACTTACATGTCAAGATGTAACTCATTATGCCATCTCTCAGGAAAGAAATGTTGTTGATAATGTCCCAGATCCATTTATAATGCGTTAAAATGTGATGCACTATGTTTGCCTGTGGTTTCAGAGTTGATCTGATACGTGTGAGAAGTTCAGCTGTGAGGCAAGAAAAAACAGTGTTGAgtgttcacacatttattttctctatgtaaaatgtttatttgtaaaGACAATCCATAGCCAGACTTACGGGTAGTGCAGTTTTCACCATAATAACCTGTCCTGGTACAGTCACATTCATAAGCATCAGCGCCCTTAGATAAACACACACCCTGGTTTTGGCAAGGCTGTGCACAGCAAGGGTCGTCTGCAAGAAACAGTCATAAAGAAAAAAGTGATTATTTCCATACATGATTATAGGTTATTGCATTTGGGTAGAACAATCAAACTGTGAAAGAAGCACGTCAGTCTAACACTGCTATAGCTGAGCTGACTTACATCCTTCACCGGGAAAGATCCAAAAGCTTGAAAGTAGCACCAGGCAAACCAGTCTATTCATTCCAGAAGTTTTATCTAGAATGTCCTACACCGAAGCAGAGACGCGTACGCTGGTAGCTCGTGAAATTCTGTGCGCCTTGATGCGATCCTGCGCCTTTTAACTGCTGTTGGAAAGGAAGTACTCTTGCGCAATTTCCAAGATGTCCAAAAGAATGTAAGGTAACGTCAAGAGCAGATTGCATTTTTCCACAAGTGGCACATTCAACAAGGATTTATATTTAGGAAGATGTTGGTAAAAACCgttggcatatatatatatatatatatatatatatatatatatatatatatatatatatatatatatatatatatatatatatatatatatatatatatatatataaacctaataaaaaatatatatataaacctaataaaaacatcttaatgttatatatatatatatatatatatatatatatatatatatatatatatatatatataaacctaataaaaaaatatatatataaacctgataaaaacatcttaatgttttttatagCTATATTCAGATTATATTAAGTAATATAGcctataattataattattaattataatataataattatatatatataatatatatatatatatatatatataattattattattattattttatttttttattttttttgaaaatggaaaaaatgcTGAAGGTTTTCTGTGGTGGGTAGGTTTTGGGGTAGGGTTATTGTAAGGggtagtttgtacagtataaaaccattacgtctatggagagtccccacaaagataggacacattttttttgtataatgacacgggtatgacataggtattacaaggagagggtgacttatgagggcattaccccatgtcccaatttttcaaaaggcttaaaaaatcatacagaattagtttttttttttttttttttttttttgagaaagtaaaaatgtgcacagtttcctgtgatgggtaggtttaggtggtTGAAAATTCGATAGGCGATAGAAAATTCGGTTTGtgcagtataaaaaccattacgcctaaggaatgtccccacattcacaaaaacaaacctgtgtgtgtgtgtccttccAAATAGGATGTATCTGTTTAAAGTAAAGCAATTGTTTTATAGGTATGGCTTTAGGTGGGAAAAAGGAAATCTCAAGGCAATGTAGATAATACGGGCATTTCAGTGATAATACGGGCAATCGGGCATTCAATTCCAGCTCATGAGCGCCATCTAGAGCAAATATCGCTATTACATTCATTCGTAATCATGCATggattttgcattatttttatgcgctataattgaattattattattattattattattactaaataaaTCTCAACTGAAAACCTAAACAATTACGCATGTAACGTTAACGACATGTCACGTTTACAATATAGGCCACTGAGAAGAAGAAAAGCAGAAAGACAACATAGCCTAGCGCTGAAATAATAATCCCATCTGTGTCCATCAGAGTCCTTGTGAAATATGAAGAACTGGGGCGGGGAAAGAGTTTGCGAGCGTCCGCCCAAAATGTAACTATTTTAGCGAATCGATTcgtttgaatgattcatttctTTGAACCGGTTCAAGTAACCTATTCACTAGTCATTTGAGTGATCGATCAAGTGTTCCCATTTTacgttttcttttttctttttttttttttttttgtggttaaataaatatttaattaaatgctgatattattacagtttttgtaTTCGTAGTAGGCCTAGCATACTTTTGTGGCCCTATACTGTTTTTCCAGATAATCTAAAGATGTGTTTATGGTTATAACACGTCACCTAcatatttgttgttgttattttacTTATAAACTATATTCTCCCTTACGGtcgaattattattttttaaattataaactaTATTCTCCCTTACGGTCGAATGCTGTGCGAGTCGGTTCAATCGAATCCTTAGAAATGAACGATTCATTTTCACGACTCATCTTTAGTCCGCCCAGTAGTGCGCATTCTTCTTGGCTTCCTGAAATGACTTTCTTGTCGGAGAGGGTCCAACATCACTGTACCACCAGTTATGGTAAGTTCTTGCATGTTTCATTTCTCTGTAAAATCGTAAAATGACTTATGCAACAAAATCCTACTTCAACAGTTTCTGTCATACTTTCTTCAGAACGGAGAGCGAACGTTTGGGTCTCAAGACGTTGAACTGTGTGTTAGGCTATTCGACAAGGCAGTATCATGTTTCAACCTCTTGTGCGTTGTCTTCCTCTTTTTATTGTCTAATTTAACAGATGTTTTGACTGtcttgaaataaagtgccttCTTGAGCTCCAAATTGCCGTCAGAATGTCCTCCATAGACCCCTACCAGTACATCATTGTAAGTTACTCTTTAAGTTTAAAGCGTCATGTCAGTGAGGAACGTTTTAAAGTATCTTGTATGCTgtttcattaatatgtatgcatAACAGAGGCTTTAAGTTAGGCTAAATTATAGTCACTATaatgttaacatttatttatgtcataatttatttGTAGTTGTTATAAATGTGCATTCACATTTAGACTCTAACATGCTGAATTTATGACATTAGAGACGTATCTTCTGTTTAGCCATAATTCTGTTTGGGAATCACCTGTTGTCCATTTCCTATTTCAGTAGTTAAATGAGCTTCCTTTATAGCCTACATACACATTTTACTGCCTTTGCCACTCTAAATCCCTGCCTTTGTGGATCTTTTAAATGTGCAGGTTGAGCATCAGTATTCTCATAGATTGAAAGTGATTGTGGTGAGAGCTGAAAATGTGACTAAAGGAGCATTTGGCGATttgtgtgagtatatatttaTGCGGTCTTCTCGCTTTTTGAAGAAATCCTCAAATGAGCATTCATACTTCAGTGACTGTGTGTTTGTTCACAGTGGACACCCCGGACCCTTATGTGGAACTGTCAATTCCAACCACACCAGAGTCAAGAAAACGAACACGCCACATAAATAATGACATTAACCCAAAGTGGAACGAAAcatttgaatttatattggaTCCCAAACAAACCAATGTTTTGGAGGTAAAAAATTCAAACTCTAAATTactaaattaaactaaattaaagggatagttcacccaaaacatgaaaattctgtcatcatttatatatatatatatatatatatatatatatatataatgtcaaaccaaaaactgtattaatgaatgaaatgttcaaggtgtccgaataaattttggtttgactttATGTGtgcgtatgtatgtatgcattttcttttcttttaaaatactAATGTATTCATTAGATAATAGGATCAAGTAGAATCTGCAGACAAGTTATACTAGATCTTTTACTTGACTATTTAATGTGGTTAATTACACCTCTCCAAGGGACACCTATCACCAGGTGGTTAAAAGTTGTTGCAAGCTGAGCAAAGTGAAATTACCTTGCTTAGCTTGCAACGACTTTTAACCAGCTGTTGTTATGATATTTAGGGGATGTTTTGGAAGTCAGATCCCCTCAAGTTTACATAGGGGGTCCCTGGAGAGGTGTAGTTAATCACATTAAATATGAGCATGGAGAAGTTTTATAACCAGAAAGTTCCCGAATACTTGTTGTCTTAATTTTAAactagacagagagagagataaagaatTAGATTGATCAAAAGAGACAGTAAAGacacttataatgttacaaaatatttctatttcaaataaattatgttcttttgaactttctattaatcaaagaatcctgaaaaaaagtatcacagtttccctcaaaatatgattttaactttaataataattagaaatgtctcttgagcagcaaatcagcatattagaatgatttctgaaggatcatgtgactgaaggctggaaaattcagctttaccatcacaggaataaattaaattttaaaatatattatagaaaatagtttaaataactgttttaataatatttcacaatattactgtctaataaatgcagccttggtgagcataagagtgttctttcaaaaacattaaaatatcttacccaccccaaatatttttttagcatttaaaacctaaaaaacatatttttgcaaaatgttttgctttAAAGGTGTGTCTATGATGTTGTTGGCTTATACAGTATATGCTTTATGCAGCATTCATAAAATTGTTGTGTTGCAGTTTagaagtattaaaaaaaaatacatcagcACTATGTTATAATGCTATTTGAATGCTGTCTATTTAGATGACACTGATGGATGCTAATTATGTAATGGATGAAACTCTGGGCACAGCTAAATATTGCCTCTCAAAGCTCAAAGCGGGGCAGACGGAGCAAGTGACCCTCTCTATCGGAAAGGTAAAAGCCTAAAGCTACTTTTGGTTTACACCTTTGGGCCTGTTGTGAATTAACATCATGGTTACTGATTTAAAGTGTCATGTTGTTTACAATTATTCTCTTCTGATTCTTGCTAGACGACCAAAGTGTTCCTCGACTTGTTCTTAGAAGTGTGGTATGtatgaagtaatatttatttctgCACATAGTGGATATTTGAGTTCCTTTTTGTGCTCCCTTTGTAGTGAtccatatattttttattattggttTATCAAACAAAATGAATAAGCGACTGAATGTGAATCACTTTTGTACAGCTCGTCCACAGACTTGCGCTTTAGCTTGGCACTGTGTGATCAGGAAAAGCTTTTCATGAAGACGCGCAGGGACAGAGTTATGCTCGCCATCAAGAAGCTTCTCAAAATGGAAAACCCACGCTTCCTTCCAGCCTCACCGAGAGAGGTAAAGTTAAAAACCACACAAATAGCCTTCTGAATCATGCTGTACTAAAAAAAGAATTTGTGTGGCTAGTGTTAGAGGATGTGTTAGTGTTAGTGTTAGTGTTAGTGTGATTGCAGTTCCATTTGTGCTCAGGTTCCCACTATCGCCATTGTGGG
This region includes:
- the ptgs2a gene encoding prostaglandin G/H synthase 2a, with the translated sequence MNRLVCLVLLSSFWIFPGEGYDPCCAQPCQNQGVCLSKGADAYECDCTRTGYYGENCTTPELLTRIRSTLKPQANIVHHILTHYKWIWDIINNISFLRDGIMSYILTSRSHLVDSPPTYNADYHYKSWEAYSNLSYYTRTLAPLPQNCPTPDLPNAKQVVEKVLLRKQFIPDPQRSSLMFAFFAQHFTHQFFKSDFKKGPAFTKALGHGVDLGHIYGETLERQHKLRLFKDGKLKYQVVDGEVYPPLVKDVQVDMHYPPHVPEQHKFAVGHEAFGLVPGLMMYATIWLREHNRVCDIMKQEHPDWDDERIFQTTRLILIGETIKIVIEDYVQHLSGYNFKLKFDPELLFNQRFQYQNRIAAEFNTLYHWHPLMPDNFQIQDQVYGYHQFVFNNSIVTEHGISNMVESFTKQTAGRVSGGRNLPASVQGVAVNALEHTRQMRYQSFNAYRKRFNMKPYSSFEEMTGDKELADELKKLYGHVDAVELYPGLLVEKPRPNAVFGETMVEMGAPYSLKGLMGNAICSPEYWKPSTFGGKVGFDIVNTASLKKLVCSNINGPCPMVSFQVPDVKVQSSENTNSSSVHSTQNNVNPTVVLNERRSEF